ATTCGCGCTCCGCGTCATGCCGCAAGCTGCCCGGTTTCTATCGGCGTGAGCTGCTCTGCTGACCGTAACATCAAGGCAAAGATTGACGAAAACGGCCTCTGGCTCGAAAAGATGGAACACCATCCGGAAAACTACATTCCGGCTGGCAATGCCGTGAATCTCGCTCCGGCAGTTGAAATCGACCTTGACCGCCCCATGAAGGAAGTGCTCGCCGACCTCACCAAGTATCCGGTGAAGACGCGCCTCAGCCTCAAGGGCACGATGATCGTGGCCCGCGACATGGCCCACGCCAAGATCGCTGAAATCTTCGACAAGCAGGAACGCGGCGAAGAACTCACCGACGAAGAAAAGACCGTGCTCAAGGTCGTGTCCGACCACCCGATTTACTACGCCGGCCCGGCCAAGACTCCGGCAGGCATGCCCACCGGTAGCTTCGGCCCGACGACGGCAAACCGCATGGACCCGTACGTGATGCGCTTCCAGAGCAAGGGTGCTTCGATGATCATGGTCGCTAAGGGCAACCGCAGCCAGGATGTCACCGACGCCTGCAAGAAGTACGGTGGATTCTTCCTCGGCTCCATCGGCGGTCCGGCAGCCATCCTTGCTGAACAGAACATTCTGAGCAACGACATCGTGGCCTTCCCGGAACTCGGCATGGAAGCCATCCGCAAGATCACCATCAAGGACTTCCCCGCCTTCATCTTGGTCGACGATAAGGGCAACAACTTCTTTGAAGGCTTGATCTAAAGGTCGTTGCCCTTGCGCCAAGCGGATGCGGCTCGTATTAACGAGCCGTAGAAGCGCGGAGTATTTGGCTTCGTATGTTCTTTGCTGCGGTAGCCAAATACGGAGTCTCATTGGGGCAACAACTTCTTTGAAGGCTTGATTTAGTTTGATTGTGTCATCCTGAGCGAAGGCACAAAGTGCCGTAGTCGAAGGATCCAGACCCGAGTTAAACAAAAAATCCCGTCGGAACAACCGGCGGGATTTTCTTATATTACTTTATCCGTAACCATACGCCACTCACCGGGTTTTAAATCGCCGAGCGGGATGTTCCCGATTTGCACGCGAATCAAACGCAGGGTAGGGAACCCTACCGCGGCGGTCATGTGGCGTACCTGACGGTTCTTGCCTTCGATGAGCGTGAGGCGCACCCAACTGGTGGGAATGTTCGCGCGGAATCGCACCGGCGGATTGCGCGGCCAGAGCCAATCGGGTTCGCTTGCGATTTCGGCTTTGCAGGGCTTGGTGTGATATCCCTTGATGTCGACGCCCTTCGATAATTTGCGGACCGCGTCTTCGGTAATCTGCCCGTCGACCTGCGCCAAGTATGTGCGCGGGTGCTCGTATTTCGGGTCCAGCAATTTCTTGATGAGTTTCCCGTTGTCCGTGAGCAGCAATGCGCCTTCGCTGTCGTGGTCTAGTCTGCCTGCCGCATATACTCCCGGCGGAAACCCGAACGTGTCGAGTGCCGCGTGCCCGGATTCGGGCGTAAACTGGCTTAGTACGC
This region of Fibrobacter sp. genomic DNA includes:
- a CDS encoding FumA C-terminus/TtdB family hydratase beta subunit, which encodes IRAPRHAASCPVSIGVSCSADRNIKAKIDENGLWLEKMEHHPENYIPAGNAVNLAPAVEIDLDRPMKEVLADLTKYPVKTRLSLKGTMIVARDMAHAKIAEIFDKQERGEELTDEEKTVLKVVSDHPIYYAGPAKTPAGMPTGSFGPTTANRMDPYVMRFQSKGASMIMVAKGNRSQDVTDACKKYGGFFLGSIGGPAAILAEQNILSNDIVAFPELGMEAIRKITIKDFPAFILVDDKGNNFFEGLI
- a CDS encoding pseudouridine synthase, with protein sequence MSTVILFNKPFGVLSQFTPESGHAALDTFGFPPGVYAAGRLDHDSEGALLLTDNGKLIKKLLDPKYEHPRTYLAQVDGQITEDAVRKLSKGVDIKGYHTKPCKAEIASEPDWLWPRNPPVRFRANIPTSWVRLTLIEGKNRQVRHMTAAVGFPTLRLIRVQIGNIPLGDLKPGEWRMVTDKVI